ACCAGGCTCCTACCAGAGCACAAAGGACAGTCTCCCCCCAAGGGAGGGCCGGTTTACAGAAGGGGGGGGTGGTAGTCCCAGCATGGCCTGGGGAGAGGACGgggtgagggggagggaggagggaggcaggctgAGATGTATCGGATGCTGCAACCTTACCCAAAGAACAGGATGGGAGGGGTCTGATGGACCAAACAGACGCATGAGTCAGAGAAGAGTATTGTACGTCTATTCGCAAATATTCCTCAGTGAGTGTGTCATATTATATTTTGTATAGATCtattcaaaatgaatcaaaacagcacatttgtttgaatgctcaagtttgattttattttttcagaaacaAGAGATACACCATGACAACATAGTTAGTCTATGTATTGCATGTTCAGAGTGTCAGAGACTGTCAGTGAAGAAAGTAAAAAGATCATTTGTATCAATCACTATACAGCAGATCAAGAAGAGGGGGCATCATTCTTTGTTAAACCTCACATTGTAGGACACATAGTAGCCGTCGTTGTACATGTAGAGCTTCTGATCAGTGGGATTGTAGTGCAGGTTGACAAAGCTCTCCTGGAACTTCTGCAGGGGAATACTCATGTGCCTCTCCTCCCCGGTCTTGGTGTCGTACGAGTAGAAGATCTCCTCTGTTCTGAGATCTCCTGGCCTAGTGGCATACATGACTCCACACACCATGAACGCATTGCCTACTAGTGGCTTGAACGCACTAGTGGTCCATTCATCCTCAATACCAAATGATTTCTCATCTATCTTAGCAATGATCATTTTACCCTTGGCCTGCTCTGTGGCATACATTACCCACAATCCTTTCTCATCAGCTGAAAAGTCCAGATATTGATTGGGTGAATAAGTGTATGTGAATCTTTCACTAGCCTTTGTGATTTCTCTGTGACTATAAACAGAATTGGtcaaatttaatttggacaTCCTGAATGGTTTGGCAGCCTGGTAATACACGGTGTTACCGTGAATAATGTAATTGTTACCGGTGCCTTCGTATCCTTGTGGAAGACCATGGTGTGTGAATGAGGACCTCAGAATGAGTTTGTTATAGTTGGAGTATAGATAAAATTCGTACACTGAGGGAGTGCTGTACGCACCGTACCAATACATTGATTCATGGCCTCGAacaggtttggagtcttttccCCAACCCCCAAATCTGTAACCTGCATTCAAGTGAGCGTTCAGTTGGACAAGCATAGGTCTGCTGACGCTCATGATGCCTGTGTGATTGCAGTTGcctggggaaaaaaggaaaaaagtggCGTTGACTgttccactcacacacaaacactactgAGAAGTCACTgacaactgacaactgacaaGGGGTTTTACCAATATCTGGATTGAGGATGTCCTCTTCCCTCAGGCACTCCTCCAGTTTCCTCTGCAGTTTAGCAAACTCAATGCGGATCACTTCCAGGTTGTTCTTGTCGTAAGTCTCCAGTTGGTCCACAATGAGGCTCATGTTGTGAATCTGGCACAAACAGATCCCAAGTTACCACACAATCAGTTAACAGCCAATCTGTTATTTGAATCTAAACAACTTGTCCTTTTACCTCAGTG
The nucleotide sequence above comes from Centroberyx gerrardi isolate f3 chromosome 17, fCenGer3.hap1.cur.20231027, whole genome shotgun sequence. Encoded proteins:
- the LOC139931738 gene encoding olfactomedin-4-like codes for the protein MKPPTLLLLFPLLSPALAWLPMEDWESGNVTTSGGESECVCSVFLPDNVFPADRVQHMQQVTKDLMLEVEIHMNKLVHYKGKLEIFLGELKELSVRVAMLESDPDKYIKLDFELLRIELREFEALVSQLKESLNSSSPAFDNLYTEIHNMSLIVDQLETYDKNNLEVIRIEFAKLQRKLEECLREEDILNPDIGNCNHTGIMSVSRPMLVQLNAHLNAGYRFGGWGKDSKPVRGHESMYWYGAYSTPSVYEFYLYSNYNKLILRSSFTHHGLPQGYEGTGNNYIIHGNTVYYQAAKPFRMSKLNLTNSVYSHREITKASERFTYTYSPNQYLDFSADEKGLWVMYATEQAKGKMIIAKIDEKSFGIEDEWTTSAFKPLVGNAFMVCGVMYATRPGDLRTEEIFYSYDTKTGEERHMSIPLQKFQESFVNLHYNPTDQKLYMYNDGYYVSYNVRFNKE